The stretch of DNA CACGATTGcagaaaaaaacttaaaatgaaacACTAGCACAAATAGGATGTGTTTAGGCTTGAGCTCGaaagcaaaaaataataaatatgtttttaatttgatactttctaaaagtaagaaataaaataatagactaaaatcatttaatgtcctaatatcattttattttcataaatatgctataacttatttaaaaaaaaaatgtcctctTTTCTCCTTCGAAGCACCcattcccaaacaacccaaAGTTTCATGACCCAATTTCAAACTAAACCAGTAGCCAAAGCTTCTTCGTAAAGCCAAAAGAGATTGAAACTAACTGATACCTAAGATTGTGaacttctattttattttataggaaAGGAAAGCTGTGAGAAGTCGAGTACAAAAAGGAAATAACGCTTACAATGAGAAAGACAAACATGAAAACTAGCTTGCagaaaaggttaaaataaaGGGAGTGACATAAAAAAAGTCACCAAActtatgaaaaaagaaaaataaaaaacaaaatatcatgaaccgattaagaaatataaaggacagaaaatgaaaaacactgACCAGTAAAAAGTTATTTGGTGAATTAATTTATCCTATAACAACATCACAAAACGAAATCAGAAAATCCCtaaattaaaatccaaaaaatacaGCCCTAGCCAATTCCTCAATTCAAACATTTCAATACCAAAGATCATTCCcgcaatttttgttttcaaacgGACaccttatttttcattttttacaaaaaaaaaaataaaggaaaaagaaaaaggtaaaaatggcGCAGGCGAGATTAGTAGTAAAGTAGCGCTGAAAGttagattgaagaaaaataaaattacaaaaaaaaaaaaaaagagataaggAAAACGCACGGTGAGGTTGAACTCGGAGCAAATTCCGAGGGCGTGATCGAGAACGGCGCGGGTGATGCGCTCCTGGTGTGCTTCAATGGCTGCTGTGAAAGCTGGAACTTCAATATCACCTGGTGAGAGATGACAGCGGATGAatgatatatatacatatatgagGAGAAGTTCAGAATGGGAAAGAGAATTGTACGGAACTGGGGCCACCGAAGGGGATGGCACCGGGATTGAGGCCAGTGGCGATGGAGGGCGGAGATTGGACGTGGAAGATGATGAAAGAAGGAGCATCGGTGGAGTCGGAAGTAGGAGATCGGAGCTTGAGGTTGGTGAGAGCCCAACGCAGTGCCTTCATGCTTTCCTCGCTTCCGTCAACAGACACCAACACGCGGCTAAGGTTTCCGCCACCCGACATCGCTGCTTTCTCAGTTGTTTCTTTCGTGTTAGCTTCTCCCTTTTCCCTCTTTCTTTGACTTCACTTGCTTGCTTCTATGGAATTCCAACACCTTCTTCACTCTCAGATTACAACACAATCAGTTTTTATTTCCCATTATAACTAATTATTGAGCTAcaattattcttaattttttattttacaataaactattaaaacctttaaaatattgtaaccccgcgttttcaaattttatataaatatataagaaaaatgtaatttattttgtgATAGAACGTTTACAAAGCTGGCGTTCAGCAAGAGGAAATAAGAAGTTGAAATttgaaacatgaaaagaaaatctTGAGAGTTTTGTTCACTTCCTTTTTTAATCAACCATCCTTGTACATATCACTTCCTCGTAGGGGTGGCAATTAGGGTCTCTCCCGGCCAACCTACAAGCCAGTGAAAAAAATACGGGCGAGTTAGGACAATGAACTCGTAGGCCCGCATAAACCCGCAGCCTGCGCAGACTGGTCCGCAAATTCgcataaaaatttttaaaaaaatatatttacacttttatatattaattactttttttatgaactCTTACATTAACAtgtcaaattcttgtataactggaaaagacaagtattatgtattttttaatgtgctaaaatttaaagaatatattgTGTATGTCaaagtatgaatatgaatatgatgaaaatgtttaattatcaatttatcatccaacttcctaaagtctttacttaattttgttaacttcataaagtttctcaatttttaaacattgaaagttttatcataaaaataaaaaaaatatttaaaaaaaagcgGGCCAGCCCGCGAGCCTGCGTGCCAAATGCGGGATAGGGCAGGCCAGTGATTGCAGCCTGCATAAATTGTACGGGCGGGGCGGGCCAACCCGCGATGTGCGGGCCTAAACGGACCGGGTCGGCCCGCATTGCCATCCCTACCTCATAGCGATGGATAAACGAGGGAGTGATGGTTGTGTGCATCTATGttctagattttatttttaatgtgctTAGATAAGGAAGATAATTTCATGAATAGATGGATATGaaggaatgaaaaaaatagtatataagagtttatgaataattaaattgatgtaatggataaaaaaaaatattggttaaattgagtttatttaaatgtatattttgcacttatatttatttaatttttttaaaatatttatatatttataatttatagataaatgttagagttgctttaaaaataaaaactttataaattcaaataaaaactttataaattttaatataaaattttaaatataaattctaatatttgtttataaattattgatatataaatatttgaaacaatatttaaataaaattcaatgcaaaatatacatttaaataaacttaattttgttaaaaatatcaattataataaaaataccattgtaaaatttatataaaaattaaatttgatatagggaTTAAATTGATgtaatggataaaaaaaaatattggttaaattgagtttatttaaatgtatattttgcattgatatttatttaatttttttaaaatatttatatatttataatttatagataaatgttagagttgctttaaaaataaaaactttataaattcaaataaaaactttataaattttaatataaaattttaaatataaattctaatatttgtttataaattattgatatataaatatttgaaacaatatttaaataaaattcaatgcaaaatatacatttaaataaacttaattttgttaaaaatatcaattataataaaaataccattgtaaaatttatataaaaattaaatttgatatagggatgaaattgatttagttttaaaaaaattgggaccaaattgagacaaaataacaaatacagagactacattgagacttttcacatccaatagtgacacgtggcactgccaTTACCACATCACATTGTCTCTGCCATGTGACACAATGTCAGATTAacacgtgacaattttaatttttttaaaaaaaatttaaaaaattaaaaagaattaaaaaaagcaaaaagattaaaaaaaccACACGTGACACATAAATAACACCGTTACTGTACacataaataacacataaaccACACGAGTGATAGTATGGTACCCGCACCTGACGCGTTTATAAACAGGTATTAAAATACCTGCGGGTACTAACTATCCGTGCAAACTCACGGGCATGTGTATTTTTATCATCCCTACTCTTATATTCTCACCCTCTCTCTTTGTTTATTTACCACCTCTATTTCTCATCTCTAAAATGTTTCAAATAGAGAAAGTAGTgatatgattataatattaaaagcaaTATCACTTCTAATCATTACAATTAATATTCCtgataatatttgatattgtgtTATGACTTTCTATGATTTGATTCTACACTATGATTTTGTGATTTGATTCTTGTAATGTGATGGTATCATAACCAATTCTTGCTTTTTATAGTTCTTTGTAATTAAGGTTGGCTTTATTACGTGATTAAATTAGTATTACAAGGTGTGTTTATAAACACACAAGCTCTATTTTCCATCACAATTCATAATACCATTCCATCATCCATTTTTTCTCCACTTTAACATGGTTGGGAAAGGATAGTTGCTAGTATTGTGGGTTCTTGAACATGctgatagaaataaaataacataagacacaataatataatatattcatgTAAAAGTTTAAAGAGGATTGTGTACCCAGAATTAATGAATGATCTATAGAAGCATGTAGTATGAGATGCTATTGTTCTCTTTTTGATAGGTATTCTTAAACATAAGAGTGTTTTACGTTGTTACACTTAAAACTGACTAATGGGGTATCAGTTTTATATCCTATCAGCAGAGACCAGGGACCTCTCAAATAAGTATCTGATTATTCAAGCTCATCATAGACCGTTTACTAAACAATTCAACCCATCACGGATCGTTCATCAGAaacccaaaattatatattacccatacaataataaattatgtgaaatataattaatattgacaaataatttaatttattgattaatgttaatccataataataacaaaatagagaataataattttatataataaaattatataaaatataacattctcccacttggataacattaataaattaattaattatatcaattacaacataagtacaaataccaattaagaaatataaacatgAATCACAAAGATAATATCCGATAGGGATACTTACCATATGCTTAGAATTCTTAAATAatggataatatataaaataaaaacaaacataataaatatgtgatcccAAAATGGTTCATAAATTCTATAtgtagaaagagaaagagatgtAATGAAATTGACGCATTGacaaatttacatctcatgaaaaccataataatataaagtgtaAATCTCAGACTCCCACTAACCCAATACATCAAAAGACATAACCACACCCATATGagttacatgattttgaaaaactccAATAGATAAGCCTTTAGTTAGTGGGTCtgctaacatattttttgtagcAGTATGCTCAATCCGAGTTTGATAATCCAAAACTTTCTCtctaacaaacataaattttatatcaaaatgctTTGAGCGAGTAGAACTTATGTTGTTTTGAGATAAATGGACAGCAGCAATGTTGTCACAATATATCACAAGTGGCCTAGAAatactttcaacaatttgaaagccagaaatcaaatttttaagccaCACAGCTTGACAAGTAGCTTCATAACAAGCAACATACTCTGCCTCCATAGTGGAAGTAGTTGTAAGAGTTTGTTTAACACTcttccaagaaatggctcctcctgccatcataaaaataaagccaGAAGTCGACTTTCGATCGTCAGGGCaaccaacaaaattaaaatcagaATAACCAATGACCTGAAGTTGATCAGACTTCTTAAAGGTCAACATATGATCCTTAGTTCCCTGCCAATATCTAAAAACCTTTTTAACAATTTTCCAATGATCCAAACCTAGATCACTCAAGTATCTCCCTAAAGcattaacaacaaaaacaatatcGAGATGGGTACAAACTTGAGCATACATTAAACTACCAACAACGGAAGCATATGGgacttttttcatttcaactctGTCATTATCATTTTGAGGACACTAAGATTTGGAGAGTTTGTCACCTTTTTGAATAGGTGCTGCACATGAGGAGCAAGAATGCATGTTAAACCTCTTGAGGACTTTATCAATGAATCCTCTTTGAGACAATCCAAGAATGCCCAGAACAACAGAAGCATCACCAAGGTCTTTCATATCAAAGTGgttatttaacataaattttgtctcaGTCAAAAGTTCAACACTGCTACTAGTAAGAAGAATATCATCAATATATAAgacaagaatgatgaaattgttccCATTTTTCTTCAATCTGATGCATTTTCCTTGAAGCTAAAAGAAGTGACCACctaatcaaatttcaaataccaTTGCCCAAAGCTTGTCTTAGTCCATAAATAGACTTCTTCACCAAATGCTCCTTACCTTTTTTTAGCAAAGCCATCAGGTTGAACCATATACACTTCTTCAAATAAATCTCCATTTAGAAAAGTtgttttgacatccatttgatgaaaCTCCAAATCAAAATGAGCTACTAAAGCATAACAACATGAAAAGCATCCTTAGTAGAGACTGGTGAGAAAGTCTCCTTATAATCAATGTCATCCCTCTGACTATAGCCTTTTGCTACAAGTTTGGCTTTATATCTCTCAACTTCATCTGGACTACACTTAGTCTtgaagacccatttacacccaactggTTTACAACCCAGTGGTAAATCCACAAGATCCCAAACATCATTATGGCCCATAGAAGCTAACTCATCATGTATAGCATTTAACCAATCATCATCATGAGAACTAGAGATAGCCTTTTCAAAAGTAGTAGGATcatcaacattatttaaatcttatttatGCTCTTGAAGATACACAAGATAATCATCAGGTATAGAATGTAACGTTCTAgccgaaaattacttattaaaataaaacaaaaataaaattcaataaaacaacctcatttat from Vigna unguiculata cultivar IT97K-499-35 chromosome 8, ASM411807v1, whole genome shotgun sequence encodes:
- the LOC114194235 gene encoding universal stress protein PHOS34: MSGGGNLSRVLVSVDGSEESMKALRWALTNLKLRSPTSDSTDAPSFIIFHVQSPPSIATGLNPGAIPFGGPSDIEVPAFTAAIEAHQERITRAVLDHALGICSEFNLTSQVRTHVVVGDPKEKICEAVQDLHADVLVMGSRAFGPIKRMFLGSVSNYCAHHASCPVIIIKETDSVNKIN